In Streptomyces violaceusniger Tu 4113, one DNA window encodes the following:
- a CDS encoding acetate--CoA ligase family protein yields the protein MTYDNDAVRAVLDAARAEGRTALTAPEGKRITDAYGIPTPAEGLAETVDEAVSLADRIGFPVVLKIVSPDILHKTDAGGVRVGLASCAEVRGAFTAIVDNARSYDPEARIQGVQVQQMVPDGGQEVIVGAVTDPTFGKVVAFGLGGVLVEVLKDITFRLAPATEDEALSMLDGIRAAEVLRGVRGGPAVDRGALADLIVRVSRLVADFPEITEVDLNPVFATPSGVLAADVRLLIGDPAPQERRRYSREEILSAMRRLMQPRSVAVVGASNEQGKIGNSVMRNLIDGGFPGEIHPVNPKADDILGRKAYKSVTDVPGEVDVAVFAIPAKFVPAALEEVGRKGIPNAVLIPSGFAETGEHELQRRIVEIAEEYGVRVLGPNIYGYYSTWQDLCATFCTPYDVKGPVALTSQSGGIGMAILGFARTTKTGVSAIVGLGNKSDVDEDDLLTWFAEDDRTQCIAMHLEDLKDGRAFVEAARATVPRKPVVVLKAGRTAAGAKAAGSHTGALAGDDAVYDDILRQAGVIRAPGLNEMLEYARALPVLPTPQGDNVVIITGAGGSGVLLSDAIVDNGLSLMEIPDDLDAAFRRFIPPFGAAGNPVDITGGEPPSTYEATIRLGLEDPRIHSLVLGYWHTIVTPPMVFAELTARVVEEFRARGIAKPVVASLAGDTEVEEACAYLFERGVVAYPYTTEKPVAVLGAKYRWARSAGLLT from the coding sequence GTGACGTATGACAACGATGCCGTGCGCGCGGTGCTGGACGCCGCCCGCGCCGAGGGGCGCACGGCGCTGACCGCTCCCGAGGGGAAGCGGATCACCGATGCCTACGGCATCCCGACCCCGGCCGAGGGGCTGGCGGAGACCGTCGACGAGGCGGTGTCGCTGGCCGACCGGATCGGCTTCCCGGTCGTCCTCAAGATCGTGTCCCCGGACATCCTGCACAAGACCGACGCGGGCGGGGTCCGGGTGGGGCTGGCCTCCTGCGCAGAGGTGCGGGGCGCGTTCACCGCGATCGTCGACAACGCCCGCTCCTACGACCCCGAGGCCCGGATCCAGGGCGTCCAGGTGCAGCAGATGGTCCCGGACGGCGGGCAGGAGGTCATCGTCGGCGCGGTCACCGATCCCACCTTCGGCAAGGTCGTGGCGTTCGGCCTCGGCGGGGTGCTGGTGGAGGTACTCAAGGACATCACCTTCCGGCTGGCCCCGGCGACCGAGGACGAGGCACTGTCGATGCTGGACGGGATCCGCGCCGCCGAGGTGCTGCGCGGGGTGCGCGGCGGACCGGCGGTGGACCGCGGGGCGCTCGCCGATCTGATCGTGCGGGTCTCCCGGCTGGTGGCGGACTTCCCGGAGATCACGGAGGTCGATCTCAACCCGGTGTTCGCCACGCCGAGCGGGGTGCTCGCCGCCGATGTGCGGCTGCTGATCGGGGACCCCGCCCCGCAGGAGCGCCGCCGCTACTCACGCGAGGAGATCCTGAGCGCGATGCGCCGGCTGATGCAGCCGCGCTCGGTGGCGGTGGTGGGTGCCTCCAACGAGCAGGGCAAGATCGGCAATTCGGTGATGCGCAACCTCATCGACGGCGGCTTCCCCGGGGAGATCCACCCGGTGAACCCCAAGGCCGACGACATCCTGGGCCGCAAGGCGTACAAGAGCGTCACGGACGTCCCCGGCGAGGTGGATGTGGCGGTCTTCGCGATCCCCGCGAAGTTCGTGCCCGCCGCGCTGGAGGAGGTCGGCCGCAAGGGCATCCCGAACGCCGTGCTGATCCCGTCCGGCTTCGCCGAGACCGGTGAACACGAGCTGCAGCGGCGGATCGTGGAGATCGCCGAGGAGTACGGGGTGCGGGTGCTGGGGCCCAACATCTACGGCTACTACTCCACCTGGCAGGACCTGTGCGCCACCTTCTGCACCCCGTACGACGTCAAGGGGCCGGTGGCGCTCACCTCGCAGTCCGGTGGCATCGGGATGGCGATCCTCGGCTTCGCCCGGACGACCAAGACCGGTGTCTCGGCGATCGTCGGCCTCGGCAACAAGTCCGATGTGGACGAGGACGATCTGCTCACCTGGTTCGCCGAGGACGACCGCACCCAGTGCATCGCGATGCATCTGGAGGACCTCAAGGACGGCCGGGCCTTCGTGGAGGCGGCGCGGGCCACGGTGCCCCGGAAGCCCGTGGTGGTGCTCAAGGCGGGCCGTACGGCGGCGGGCGCGAAGGCGGCCGGCTCCCACACCGGCGCGCTGGCCGGGGACGACGCGGTCTACGACGACATCCTGCGGCAGGCCGGGGTGATCCGGGCGCCGGGCCTCAACGAGATGCTGGAGTACGCGCGGGCGCTGCCCGTGCTGCCCACGCCACAGGGTGACAACGTCGTCATCATCACCGGCGCCGGGGGCTCGGGGGTGCTGCTGTCGGACGCGATCGTCGACAACGGGCTGTCGCTGATGGAGATCCCGGACGACCTGGACGCCGCGTTCCGCCGCTTCATCCCGCCGTTCGGCGCGGCCGGGAACCCGGTGGACATCACCGGCGGCGAACCGCCGTCCACCTACGAGGCGACCATCCGGCTGGGCCTGGAGGATCCGCGGATCCACTCGCTGGTCCTGGGCTACTGGCACACCATCGTCACCCCGCCGATGGTGTTCGCCGAGCTGACCGCGCGGGTCGTCGAGGAGTTCCGCGCCCGGGGCATCGCCAAACCGGTGGTGGCCTCGCTCGCGGGCGACACCGAGGTCGAGGAGGCGTGCGCCTACCTCTTCGAGCGCGGGGTCGTGGCTTATCCGTACACCACCGAGAAGCCGGTGGCCGTCCTGGGTGCCAAGTACCGCTGGGCCAGGTCAGCGGGGCTGCTCACCTGA
- the frc gene encoding formyl-CoA transferase → MSQALEANQALTGIRVLDMTHVQSGPSATQLLAWLGADVIKLENTTGDITRKQLRDLPDVDSLYFTMLNCNKRSITLNTKSERGKEILTELIRRSDVLVENFGPGAVDRMGFSWERIQEINPRLVYASIKGFGDGPYTKFKAYEVVAQAMGGSMSTTGFEDGPPLATGAQIGDSGTGVHCVAGILAALYQRTHTGRGQRVNVAMQHAVLNLCRVKLRDQQRLTHGPLAEYPNAENTSEADEVPRSGNASGGGQPGWAVKCAPGGPNDYVYVIVQPVGWEPITRLIGRPELAEDPEWASPESRLPKLAKMFQLIEEWSSTLPKWEVLEQLTAHNIPCGPILSTKEIVEDASLAANEMIVEVDHPERGSFTTVGSPLKLSDSPVQVERSPLLGEHNEEVYVGELGLGDEELRLLKTNGVI, encoded by the coding sequence ATGTCCCAGGCTCTTGAGGCCAATCAAGCTCTGACGGGCATCCGCGTCCTCGACATGACGCATGTGCAGTCCGGTCCCTCCGCCACCCAGTTGCTCGCCTGGCTCGGCGCGGATGTGATCAAGCTGGAGAACACCACCGGGGACATCACCCGCAAGCAGTTGCGGGACCTCCCCGACGTGGACTCGCTGTACTTCACGATGCTCAACTGCAACAAGCGGAGCATCACCCTCAACACCAAGTCCGAGCGCGGCAAGGAGATCCTGACCGAGCTGATCCGCCGCAGCGATGTGCTGGTGGAGAACTTCGGTCCGGGCGCCGTGGACCGCATGGGGTTCTCCTGGGAGCGCATCCAGGAGATCAACCCGCGGCTGGTCTACGCCTCGATCAAGGGGTTCGGCGACGGCCCGTACACCAAGTTCAAGGCGTACGAGGTGGTCGCGCAGGCCATGGGCGGGTCGATGTCCACGACCGGCTTCGAGGACGGCCCGCCGCTGGCCACCGGCGCCCAGATCGGCGACTCCGGCACCGGGGTGCACTGCGTGGCGGGCATCCTCGCCGCGCTCTACCAGCGCACCCACACCGGACGTGGCCAGCGGGTCAACGTGGCGATGCAGCACGCGGTCCTCAACCTGTGCCGGGTCAAGCTGCGCGACCAGCAGCGGCTGACGCACGGGCCGCTCGCAGAGTATCCAAACGCAGAAAACACCTCTGAGGCCGACGAGGTGCCGCGCAGTGGCAACGCCAGCGGTGGCGGCCAGCCCGGCTGGGCGGTCAAATGCGCGCCCGGCGGGCCCAACGACTACGTCTACGTCATCGTGCAGCCGGTCGGCTGGGAGCCGATCACCCGGCTCATCGGCCGCCCCGAGCTGGCCGAGGACCCGGAGTGGGCCTCGCCCGAGTCGCGGCTGCCGAAGCTGGCCAAGATGTTCCAGCTCATCGAGGAGTGGTCCAGCACCCTGCCCAAGTGGGAGGTGCTGGAGCAGCTCACGGCCCACAACATCCCGTGCGGGCCGATCCTGTCCACCAAGGAGATCGTCGAGGACGCGTCGCTCGCGGCCAACGAGATGATCGTCGAGGTCGACCACCCCGAGCGCGGCTCCTTCACCACGGTCGGCTCCCCGCTGAAGCTCTCCGACTCCCCGGTCCAGGTCGAGCGCTCCCCGCTGCTGGGTGAGCACAACGAAGAGGTGTACGTCGGGGAGCTGGGACTCGGCGACGAGGAACTGCGGCTGCTCAAAACGAACGGAGTGATCTGA
- a CDS encoding thiamine pyrophosphate-binding protein — protein sequence MPDDSQDVISGGHLVAKALKAEGVEVIYTLCGGHIIDIYDGCVDEGIDVIDVRHEQVAAHAADGYARITGKPGCAVVTAGPGTTDAVTGVANAFRAESPMLLIGGQGAHNQHKMGSLQDLPHVDMMAPITKFAATVPDTARAADMVSMAFRECFHGAPGPSFLEIPRDVLDAKVPVDKARIPQAGHYRASTRSAGDPESVQKLADLLVQAEKPAILLGSQVWTTRATDAAIELVRTLNVPAYMNGAGRGTLPPGDPHHFQLSRRYAFSNADLIVIVGTPFDFRMGYGKRLSPDATVVQIDLDYRTVGKNRDIDLGIVGDAGLVLSAVTQAASGRINGGAGKRKEWLDELRAAEQKAIEKRLPNLRSDASPIHPYRLVSEINDFLTEDSIYIGDGGDIVTFSGQVVQPKSPGHWMDPGPLGTLGVGVPFVMAAKQARPDKEVVALFGDGAFSLTGWDFETLVRFDLPFVGIVGNNSSMNQIRYGQKAKYGEERERIGNTLGDVPYDQFARMLGGHGEEVRDPADIGPALRRARESGKPSLINVWVDPDAYAPGTMNQTMYK from the coding sequence ATGCCCGACGACAGCCAGGACGTCATCTCCGGCGGGCACTTGGTCGCCAAAGCACTCAAGGCAGAGGGCGTCGAGGTCATCTACACCCTCTGCGGCGGCCACATCATCGACATCTACGACGGCTGCGTCGACGAAGGCATCGATGTCATCGACGTACGCCATGAACAGGTCGCCGCCCACGCCGCCGACGGCTACGCCCGGATCACCGGCAAGCCCGGCTGCGCCGTCGTCACCGCCGGCCCCGGCACCACCGACGCGGTCACCGGCGTCGCCAACGCCTTCCGCGCCGAGTCACCCATGCTGCTCATCGGCGGCCAGGGCGCCCACAACCAGCACAAGATGGGTTCCCTGCAGGACCTTCCGCACGTCGACATGATGGCGCCGATCACCAAGTTCGCCGCCACCGTGCCGGACACCGCCCGTGCCGCCGACATGGTCTCCATGGCCTTCCGCGAGTGCTTCCACGGCGCCCCCGGACCCTCCTTCCTGGAGATCCCGCGGGATGTGCTGGACGCGAAGGTGCCGGTGGACAAAGCCCGTATCCCCCAGGCCGGGCACTACCGGGCATCGACCCGCAGCGCCGGCGACCCCGAGTCCGTCCAGAAGCTGGCCGATCTGCTGGTCCAGGCCGAGAAGCCCGCGATCCTGCTGGGCAGTCAGGTGTGGACCACCCGCGCCACCGACGCGGCCATCGAGCTGGTGCGCACGCTCAATGTGCCCGCGTACATGAACGGCGCGGGGCGCGGCACCCTGCCGCCCGGCGATCCGCACCACTTCCAGCTCTCCCGCCGCTACGCGTTTTCCAACGCCGACCTCATCGTCATCGTCGGCACGCCCTTCGACTTCCGGATGGGCTACGGCAAGCGGCTCTCCCCCGACGCCACCGTGGTCCAGATCGACCTCGACTACCGCACGGTCGGCAAGAACCGGGACATCGACCTCGGCATCGTGGGCGACGCGGGGCTGGTGCTCTCGGCCGTCACCCAGGCCGCCTCCGGCCGCATCAATGGAGGCGCGGGCAAGCGCAAGGAGTGGCTGGACGAGCTGCGGGCCGCCGAGCAGAAGGCGATCGAGAAGCGGCTGCCCAACCTCCGGTCCGACGCCTCCCCCATCCATCCGTACCGCCTGGTCAGCGAGATCAACGACTTCCTCACCGAGGACTCGATCTACATCGGCGACGGCGGCGACATCGTCACCTTTTCCGGTCAGGTCGTCCAGCCCAAGTCGCCCGGCCACTGGATGGACCCGGGGCCGCTCGGGACGCTCGGCGTCGGTGTGCCGTTCGTGATGGCCGCCAAGCAGGCCCGCCCCGACAAGGAGGTGGTGGCGCTCTTCGGCGACGGCGCGTTCTCCCTGACCGGCTGGGACTTCGAGACGCTGGTCCGCTTCGACCTGCCGTTCGTCGGCATCGTCGGCAACAACTCCTCGATGAACCAGATCCGTTACGGCCAGAAGGCCAAGTACGGCGAGGAGCGGGAGCGGATCGGCAACACCCTCGGCGATGTGCCCTACGACCAGTTCGCGCGGATGCTCGGCGGCCACGGCGAGGAGGTCCGCGACCCGGCGGACATCGGCCCGGCGCTGCGACGCGCCCGGGAGTCCGGCAAGCCGTCGCTGATCAACGTCTGGGTGGACCCGGACGCGTACGCCCCCGGAACCATGAACCAGACCATGTACAAGTAG
- the sucC gene encoding ADP-forming succinate--CoA ligase subunit beta, which yields MRERAMDLYEHQARELLQENGVLVPRAEVVDTAEAARAAAERLGGRVVIKAQVKTGGRGKAGGVKLADDPAAAERTARRILGMDIKGHTVHRVMVAEPVEVEREMYLGFTLDRAAGRFLAIASAEGGMEIEEVAAHRPEAVARIPIDPAEGVTEAKAAEIAAAGGLPPETAGTIRRLWTVLTAYDALLVEINPLVVTRDGAIVALDGKVTLDDNASFRQPSWDDSGDRARDPLEARAAAAGLGYVKLDGQVGVIGNGAGLVMSTLDVVAGCGARPADFLDIGGGASAQVMADGLSLVLDDPEVRSVLVNVFGGITACDAVADGIVRALDTVPLTKPLVVRLDGNNAARGRAILGQLAHPLVHQADTMDGAAARAAELAA from the coding sequence ATCAGGGAGCGGGCGATGGACCTGTACGAACACCAGGCACGGGAACTCCTCCAAGAAAACGGCGTGTTGGTGCCGCGAGCCGAGGTCGTGGACACGGCCGAAGCCGCCCGCGCCGCCGCCGAGCGGCTCGGCGGCCGCGTCGTCATCAAGGCCCAGGTGAAGACCGGCGGCCGGGGCAAGGCCGGCGGGGTGAAACTCGCCGACGACCCGGCGGCGGCCGAGCGGACCGCACGCCGGATCCTGGGCATGGACATCAAGGGCCACACCGTCCACCGGGTGATGGTCGCCGAACCGGTCGAGGTGGAACGGGAGATGTACCTCGGCTTCACCCTGGACCGGGCCGCGGGTCGCTTTCTGGCCATCGCCTCCGCCGAGGGCGGTATGGAGATCGAGGAGGTCGCGGCGCACCGCCCCGAGGCGGTGGCCCGGATCCCGATCGACCCGGCGGAGGGGGTGACCGAGGCCAAGGCCGCCGAGATCGCCGCCGCCGGGGGACTGCCGCCGGAGACGGCCGGGACCATCCGCCGGCTGTGGACCGTCCTGACCGCGTACGACGCCCTCCTGGTCGAGATCAACCCGCTGGTGGTGACCCGGGACGGCGCGATCGTGGCGCTGGACGGAAAGGTCACCCTGGACGACAACGCCAGCTTCCGGCAGCCGTCATGGGACGACTCCGGCGACCGCGCCCGGGACCCGCTGGAGGCCCGCGCCGCGGCCGCCGGGCTCGGCTACGTCAAACTGGACGGCCAGGTGGGCGTCATCGGCAACGGCGCGGGCCTGGTGATGTCCACCCTGGACGTCGTCGCGGGCTGCGGCGCCCGCCCCGCCGACTTCCTCGACATCGGCGGCGGCGCCTCGGCACAGGTGATGGCCGACGGGCTGTCCCTCGTCCTCGACGACCCCGAGGTGCGCTCCGTCCTGGTCAACGTCTTCGGCGGCATCACCGCCTGCGACGCGGTGGCCGACGGCATCGTGCGCGCCCTGGACACCGTCCCCCTCACCAAACCACTGGTCGTCCGGCTCGACGGCAACAACGCCGCACGTGGCCGGGCCATCCTTGGCCAATTGGCTCATCCACTCGTCCACCAGGCCGACACCATGGACGGCGCCGCCGCACGCGCCGCCGAACTCGCCGCGTAG
- the sucD gene encoding succinate--CoA ligase subunit alpha yields MAIFLTKDSKVIVQGMTGAEGMKHTRRMLAAGTDVVGGVNPRKAGTRVDIDGAAVPVFGSVREAMDATGADVSVLFVPPPHAKAAVTEAADARIPLAVVITEGIPVHDAVAFQAYARARATRIIGPNCPGLISPGQSNAGIIPADITKPGRIGLVSKSGTLTYQLMYELRDIGFSTCVGIGGDPVIGTTHIDALAAFEADPDTDLIVMIGEIGGDAEERAARYLADHVTKPVVGYIAGFTAPEGRTMGHAGAIVSGSSGTAAAKKAALEAAGVRVGATPTETAGLVVALLAQTPGDAA; encoded by the coding sequence ATGGCCATCTTCCTCACCAAGGACAGCAAGGTCATCGTCCAGGGCATGACCGGCGCCGAAGGCATGAAGCACACCCGGCGGATGCTCGCCGCCGGCACCGATGTCGTCGGCGGTGTCAATCCGCGCAAGGCCGGGACCCGGGTCGACATCGACGGCGCTGCGGTGCCCGTCTTCGGCTCCGTACGCGAGGCCATGGACGCCACCGGTGCCGATGTGAGCGTCCTGTTCGTCCCGCCGCCCCACGCCAAGGCCGCCGTCACCGAGGCCGCCGACGCCCGGATCCCGCTCGCCGTCGTCATCACCGAGGGCATCCCGGTCCATGACGCGGTCGCCTTCCAGGCGTACGCCCGGGCCCGCGCCACCAGGATCATCGGCCCGAACTGCCCCGGGCTGATCTCCCCGGGCCAGTCCAACGCGGGCATCATCCCCGCCGACATCACCAAACCGGGCCGGATCGGCCTGGTCTCCAAGTCCGGCACCCTCACCTACCAACTCATGTACGAGCTGCGCGACATCGGCTTCTCCACCTGCGTGGGCATCGGCGGCGACCCGGTCATCGGCACCACCCACATCGACGCCCTGGCCGCCTTCGAGGCCGACCCGGACACCGACCTCATCGTGATGATCGGAGAGATCGGCGGCGACGCGGAGGAGCGCGCCGCGCGGTACCTCGCCGACCACGTCACCAAGCCGGTCGTCGGCTATATCGCCGGTTTCACCGCCCCCGAGGGCCGCACCATGGGCCACGCGGGCGCCATCGTCTCCGGCTCCTCGGGCACCGCCGCGGCCAAGAAGGCGGCGCTGGAGGCGGCGGGCGTGCGCGTAGGGGCGACCCCCACGGAGACCGCCGGGCTGGTGGTGGCCCTGCTGGCCCAAACACCCGGCGACGCCGCGTGA
- a CDS encoding aldehyde dehydrogenase family protein codes for MAPTRTLTLKPGTAWADAWQRCLAAAPEAFQDGRVLNLWDGTWHRDGRALPATSPATSPATTPVDGTPIAGPPRLDATTAHQAVRASLDQHRGWRHIALPERRARVSATLDALCAHRGLLALLLVWEIGKPWRLAQADVDRAIDGVRWYVDEIDRMAEGRTPLPGPVSNIASWNYPMSVLAHALLVQALAGNAVIAKTPTDGGLACLTLACALAAREGIPVTLVSGSGGELSEALVRAPEIGCVSFVGGRDTGARVATAVADLGKRHILEQEGLNAWGIWNFTDWDALAPLIGKTFDYGKQRCTAYPRFVVQRSSFDAFLAVYLPAVRAVRMGHPLAVEHPSDQLPDLDFGPLINAAKAKELADQVAEAIDRGAVPLHRGDLADGHFLPDQDLSAYTPPVTLLNPPSTSPLHHAEPFGPVDTLVLVDTEAELLAAMNAGNGALVATLSCDDPATYARLAPQIRAFKTGHGTPRSRGDRDELFGGFGASWRGAFVGGDLLIRAVTEGPHPERLPGNFPDYHLMPS; via the coding sequence ATGGCACCCACCCGCACCCTCACCCTCAAGCCCGGAACCGCCTGGGCCGACGCCTGGCAGCGCTGCCTGGCCGCGGCCCCCGAGGCGTTCCAGGACGGCCGCGTCCTCAACCTCTGGGACGGCACCTGGCACCGCGACGGCCGGGCCCTCCCCGCCACCAGCCCCGCCACCAGCCCCGCCACCACCCCCGTCGACGGCACCCCGATCGCGGGCCCGCCACGCCTCGACGCCACCACCGCCCACCAGGCCGTACGCGCCTCCCTCGACCAGCACCGCGGCTGGCGCCATATCGCCCTCCCGGAGCGCCGGGCGCGGGTGTCCGCCACCCTCGACGCACTCTGCGCGCACCGGGGACTGCTCGCCCTCCTGCTGGTCTGGGAGATCGGCAAGCCCTGGCGGCTCGCCCAGGCCGATGTGGACCGGGCCATCGACGGCGTCCGCTGGTACGTCGACGAGATCGACCGCATGGCCGAGGGCCGTACCCCGCTGCCCGGCCCGGTCTCCAACATCGCGAGCTGGAACTACCCGATGAGCGTCCTCGCCCACGCCCTGCTCGTCCAGGCGCTGGCAGGCAACGCCGTCATCGCCAAGACCCCCACCGACGGCGGGCTGGCCTGCCTCACCCTCGCCTGCGCGCTCGCCGCCCGCGAAGGCATCCCGGTCACCCTCGTCAGCGGCAGCGGCGGTGAGCTCTCCGAGGCCCTGGTCCGCGCGCCCGAGATCGGCTGCGTCTCCTTCGTCGGCGGTCGCGACACCGGCGCCCGGGTCGCCACCGCCGTCGCCGACCTCGGCAAGCGCCACATCCTGGAGCAGGAGGGGCTCAACGCCTGGGGCATCTGGAACTTCACCGACTGGGACGCCCTCGCCCCGCTGATCGGCAAGACCTTCGACTACGGCAAACAGCGCTGCACCGCCTATCCGCGCTTCGTCGTCCAGCGCTCGTCCTTCGACGCCTTCCTCGCCGTCTACCTCCCGGCGGTGCGCGCCGTCCGCATGGGCCACCCCCTGGCGGTGGAGCACCCCTCCGACCAGCTCCCCGACCTGGACTTCGGACCCCTGATCAACGCGGCCAAGGCCAAGGAGCTGGCCGACCAGGTCGCCGAGGCCATCGACCGCGGCGCCGTCCCCCTCCACCGCGGCGACCTCGCCGACGGCCACTTCCTCCCCGACCAGGACCTCTCCGCCTACACGCCCCCCGTCACCCTCCTCAACCCGCCCTCCACCTCCCCGCTCCACCACGCCGAGCCCTTCGGCCCGGTCGACACCCTCGTACTGGTCGACACCGAGGCCGAACTGCTCGCCGCCATGAACGCCGGCAACGGCGCCCTCGTCGCCACCCTCTCCTGCGACGACCCCGCCACCTACGCCCGGCTGGCCCCCCAGATCCGCGCCTTCAAAACCGGCCACGGCACGCCCCGCTCCCGCGGCGACCGCGACGAACTCTTCGGCGGCTTCGGAGCCTCCTGGCGCGGCGCCTTCGTCGGCGGCGACCTCCTGATCCGCGCCGTCACCGAGGGCCCACACCCCGAGCGCCTGCCCGGCAACTTCCCCGACTACCACCTGATGCCCAGCTAG